The following are encoded in a window of Strix aluco isolate bStrAlu1 chromosome 15, bStrAlu1.hap1, whole genome shotgun sequence genomic DNA:
- the BRI3 gene encoding membrane protein BRI3, giving the protein MDNKPLLQERPPAYSPAAQGAGYDYGQSNYGAIPAPQPGFQPPPPYPYPGAAAAAGYAVPPPTSQPNYSSTYTIIQQPATTTSVVVVGGCPACRVGVLEDTFTCLGVLCAIVFFPIGILFCLALRQRRCPNCGAAFG; this is encoded by the exons aTGGACAACAAGCCCCTGCTGCAGGAGCGGCCCCCCGCCTACAGCCCCGCCGCCCAGGGCGCGGGCTACGACTACGGGCAGAGCAACTACGGCGCCatccccgccccgcagcccggcTTCCAGCCGCCCCCGCCCTACCCCTACCCGGGCGCCGCGGCTGCCGCAG ggtATGCTGTTCCTCCACCGACATCACAGCCAAACTATTCGAGCACATACACCATTATTCAACAGCCTGCCACCACCACTTCTGTAGTAGTAGTTGGTGGCTGTCCTGCCTGCAG GGTTGGCGTGTTGGAGGACACCTTCACCTGTCTTGGGGTTTTGTGTGCCATTGTATTCTTTCCAATTGGGATTCTGTTCTGTCTTGCACTGAGGCAGAGAAGATGCCCTAATTGTGGGGCAGCTTTTGGCTAA